The Macaca nemestrina isolate mMacNem1 chromosome 12, mMacNem.hap1, whole genome shotgun sequence genome contains a region encoding:
- the LOC105476355 gene encoding tripartite motif-containing protein 29 isoform X1 — translation MEAADASRSNGSTPEARDARSPSGPNGSLENGTKADGKDAKTTNGHGGEAAEGKSLGSALKPGEGRSALFAGNEWRRPIIQFVESGEDKNSNYFSMDSMEGKRSPYAGLQLGAAKKPPVTFAEKGELRKSIFSESRKPAVSIMEPGETRRNSYPRADTGLFSRSKSGSEEVLCDSCIGNKQKAVKSCLVCQASFCELHLKPHLEGAAFRDHQLLEPIRDFEARKCPVHGKTMELFCQTDQTCICYLCMFQEHKNHSTVTVEEAKAEKETELSLQKEQLQLKIIEIEDEAEKWQKEKDRIKSFTTNEKAILEQNFRDLVRDLEKQKEEVRAALEQREQDAVDQVKVIVDALDERAKVLNEDKQTREQLHSISDSVLFLQEFGALMSNYSLPPPLPTYHVLLEGEGLGQSLGNFKDDLLNVCMRHVEKMCKADLSRNFIERNHMENGGDHRYVNNYTNSFGGEWSAPDTMKRYSMYLTPKGGARTSYQPSSPGRFTKENTQKNFNNLYGTKGNYTSRVWEYSSSIQSSDNDLPVVQGSSSFSLKGYPSLMRSQSPKAQPQTWKSGKQTMLSHYRPFYVNKGNGIGSNEAP, via the exons ATGGAAGCTGCAGATGCCTCCAGGAGCAACGGGTCGACCCCAGAAGCCAGGGATGCCCGGAGCCCGTCGGGCCCCAATGGCAGCCTGGAGAATGGCACCAAGGCTGACGGCAAGGATGCCAAGACCACCAACGGGCACggcggggaggcagctgagggcAAGAGCCTGGGCAGTGCCCTGAAGCCAGGGGAAGGGAGGAGCGCCCTGTTCGCGGGCAATGAGTGGCGGCGACCCATCATCCAGTTTGTCGAGTCCGGGGAGGACAAGAACTCCAACTACTTCAGCATGGACTCTATGGAAGGCAAGAGGTCGCCGTACGCAGGGCTCCAGCTGGGGGCTGCCAAGAAGCCACCCGTTACCTTTGCCGAAAAGGGCGAGCTGCGCAAGTCCATTTTCTCAGAGTCCCGGAAGCCCGCGGTGTCCATCATGGAGCCCGGGGAGACCCGGCGGAACAGCTACCCCCGGGCCGACACGGGCCTTTTTTCACGGTCCAAGTCCGGCTCCGAGGAGGTGCTGTGCGACTCCTGCATCGGCAACAAGCAGAAGGCGGTCAAGTCCTGCCTGGTGTGCCAGGCCTCCTTCTGCGAGCTGCACCTCAAGCCCCACCTGGAGGGCGCCGCCTTCCGAGACCACCAGCTGCTCGAGCCCATCCGGGACTTTGAGGCCCGCAAGTGTCCCGTGCATGGCAAGACGATGGAGCTCTTTTGCCAGACTGACCAGACCTGCATCTGCTACCTTTGCATGTTCCAAGAGCACAAGAATCATAGCACCGTGACGGTGGAGGAGGCCAAGGCCGAGAAGGAG ACAGAGCTGTCACTGCAAAAGGAGCAGCTGCAGCTCAAGATCATTGAGATTGAGGATGAAGCTGAGAagtggcagaaggagaaggaccGCATCAAG AGCTTCACCACCAATGAGAAGGccatcctggagcagaacttcCGGGACCTGGTGCGGGACCTGGAGAAGCAAAAGGAGGAAGTGAGGGCTGCGCTGGAGCAGCGGGAGCAGGATGCTGTGGACCAAGTGAAGGTGATTGTGGATGCTCTGGATGAGAGGGCCAAGGTGCTGAATGAAGACAAGCAGACCCGGGAGCAGCTGCACAGCATCAGCGACTCTGTGTTGTTTCTTCAG GAATTTGGTGCATTGATGAGCAATTactctctccctccacccctgccCACCTATCATGTCCTGCTGGAGGGGGAGGGCCTGGGACAGTCGCTAGGCAACTTCAAGGACGACCTGCTCAATGTATGCATGCGCCACGTTGAGAAGATGTGCAAGGCGGACCTGAGCCGTAACTTCATTGAGAGGAACCACATGGAGAACG GTGGTGACCATCGCTACGTGAACAACTACACGAACAGCTTCGGGGGTGAGTGGAGTGCACCGGACACCATGAAGAGATACTCCATGTACCTGACACCCAAAG GTGGGGCCCGGACATCATACCAGCCCTCATCTCCCGGCCGCTTCACCAAGGAGAACACCCAGAAGAATTTCAACAATCTCTATGGCACCAAAG GTAACTACACCTCCCGGGTCTGGGAGTACTCCTCCAGCATTCAGAGCTCTGACAATGACCTGCCCGTCGTCCAAGGCAGCTCCTCCTTCTCCCTGAAAG GCTATCCTTCCCTCATGCGGAGCCAAAGCCCCAAGGCCCAGCCCCAGACTTGGAAATCTGGCAAGCAGACTATGCTG TCTCACTACCGGCCATTCTACGTCAACAAAGGCAACGGGATTGGGTCCAACGAAGCCCCATGA
- the LOC105476355 gene encoding tripartite motif-containing protein 29 isoform X2 encodes MTELSLQKEQLQLKIIEIEDEAEKWQKEKDRIKSFTTNEKAILEQNFRDLVRDLEKQKEEVRAALEQREQDAVDQVKVIVDALDERAKVLNEDKQTREQLHSISDSVLFLQEFGALMSNYSLPPPLPTYHVLLEGEGLGQSLGNFKDDLLNVCMRHVEKMCKADLSRNFIERNHMENGGDHRYVNNYTNSFGGEWSAPDTMKRYSMYLTPKGGARTSYQPSSPGRFTKENTQKNFNNLYGTKGNYTSRVWEYSSSIQSSDNDLPVVQGSSSFSLKGYPSLMRSQSPKAQPQTWKSGKQTMLSHYRPFYVNKGNGIGSNEAP; translated from the exons ATG ACAGAGCTGTCACTGCAAAAGGAGCAGCTGCAGCTCAAGATCATTGAGATTGAGGATGAAGCTGAGAagtggcagaaggagaaggaccGCATCAAG AGCTTCACCACCAATGAGAAGGccatcctggagcagaacttcCGGGACCTGGTGCGGGACCTGGAGAAGCAAAAGGAGGAAGTGAGGGCTGCGCTGGAGCAGCGGGAGCAGGATGCTGTGGACCAAGTGAAGGTGATTGTGGATGCTCTGGATGAGAGGGCCAAGGTGCTGAATGAAGACAAGCAGACCCGGGAGCAGCTGCACAGCATCAGCGACTCTGTGTTGTTTCTTCAG GAATTTGGTGCATTGATGAGCAATTactctctccctccacccctgccCACCTATCATGTCCTGCTGGAGGGGGAGGGCCTGGGACAGTCGCTAGGCAACTTCAAGGACGACCTGCTCAATGTATGCATGCGCCACGTTGAGAAGATGTGCAAGGCGGACCTGAGCCGTAACTTCATTGAGAGGAACCACATGGAGAACG GTGGTGACCATCGCTACGTGAACAACTACACGAACAGCTTCGGGGGTGAGTGGAGTGCACCGGACACCATGAAGAGATACTCCATGTACCTGACACCCAAAG GTGGGGCCCGGACATCATACCAGCCCTCATCTCCCGGCCGCTTCACCAAGGAGAACACCCAGAAGAATTTCAACAATCTCTATGGCACCAAAG GTAACTACACCTCCCGGGTCTGGGAGTACTCCTCCAGCATTCAGAGCTCTGACAATGACCTGCCCGTCGTCCAAGGCAGCTCCTCCTTCTCCCTGAAAG GCTATCCTTCCCTCATGCGGAGCCAAAGCCCCAAGGCCCAGCCCCAGACTTGGAAATCTGGCAAGCAGACTATGCTG TCTCACTACCGGCCATTCTACGTCAACAAAGGCAACGGGATTGGGTCCAACGAAGCCCCATGA